The window TCGGCGACGCCGAGGTTGAGCGCGTGGGTCACACGACCCGACCCCGGATGCACCTGGCCCGGCATCCCGATCCCGACCGACGAGAACTGCGCGGCGTCGATGCCCGCCATGGCGCCGAGTGCGGCCACGGCATCTGCGACGGTCTCCACCACACCCACCGGCCCCCAGAGCGTCGCGAGCCGCACCGAGGCGAGCACCCGATCCCGGGCGTCGACGACCACCGCATCCGTCTTGGTGCCACCGACGTCGAGCCCGACCCTCATCCCTTCACCGCGCCCGAGACCAGTCCCCCGGTCATGCGGTGCTGCACGATCAGGAAGAACGCGACGACAGGCAACGCCATCAGGGTGGATGCGGCCATGACCACCGACCAGTCGGTGGCCTTCGTCACCTGCACGAACGCGCGCAGCCAGATGGGCAGGGTCTGCGGGTCGGGACGGGTGAGGATGACGAGCGCGAACACGAACTCGTTCCAGGCCTGGATGAACGCGAACACGCCGGTGGCGACGAGCCCCGGGGCGAGCAGGGGGAAGGTGACCCGCCAGAAGGCGCCCGTACGGCTGCAGCCGTCGATCATCGCCGCCTCCTCCAGCTCCGCGGGCACGCCCGCGACGAAGCCGCGCAGCGTCCAGATCGTGAAGGGGAGCACGATCGCGATGTAGACGAGGCTGAGGCCGGCGATCGTGTTGACGAGGGCCCAGCCGTCGAGCACGCGGAAGGTGGAGATGATCATGGCCTCCGCGGGGATCATCTGCACGACGAGGATCGCGACGACGATGCTCTTACGGCTGCGGAACCGGAAGCGCGAGAGCGCGACGGCCGCGAGGAACGCGAACAGCAGCGCCGCGACGAGGGTGATGCCGGTCACCGTCACCGAGGTGCCGAGAGCGCCGAGGAAGCCGCCCTCGCCGAGCGCCGTGGCGTAGTTGCGCAGCGTGAACTGGTCGGGCCAGAAGTGCGGCGCCGCACCGCGCACGGCGGATGCGGGCAGCAGCGACGTGTTGATCATCCAGTACACGGGGAACACCGCGCACACGATCACCACCAGGGCGCAGAGATTCAGCAGGACCCGACCGGTACGGGTGCGTGCGCGCGTGGTCATGCCTCCTCCTGACGAAGCATCGAGCGGATGTAGTAGCCGGAGATCACGAGCATGATCACCACGAGGATGACCGAGATCGCACCGCCGGAGCCGA is drawn from Microbacterium binotii and contains these coding sequences:
- a CDS encoding carbohydrate ABC transporter permease, with the protein product MTTRARTRTGRVLLNLCALVVIVCAVFPVYWMINTSLLPASAVRGAAPHFWPDQFTLRNYATALGEGGFLGALGTSVTVTGITLVAALLFAFLAAVALSRFRFRSRKSIVVAILVVQMIPAEAMIISTFRVLDGWALVNTIAGLSLVYIAIVLPFTIWTLRGFVAGVPAELEEAAMIDGCSRTGAFWRVTFPLLAPGLVATGVFAFIQAWNEFVFALVILTRPDPQTLPIWLRAFVQVTKATDWSVVMAASTLMALPVVAFFLIVQHRMTGGLVSGAVKG